From the genome of Pelmatolapia mariae isolate MD_Pm_ZW linkage group LG12, Pm_UMD_F_2, whole genome shotgun sequence, one region includes:
- the LOC134639297 gene encoding hydroxycarboxylic acid receptor 2-like, with amino-acid sequence MHCSFNGTLLINVLPPLLMTEFVLGVLGNGLALWIFCFHLRPWKSSTVLLFNLAMADFLLNIVLPLRASYYFAGIKWKFGNALCNICLFMLALNRSGSTFFLMAIAVDRYMRVVHPHHPINSLSVSKAIIGALGLWLVTTSMTAHVFTLSHVNTTYCESFMIDTKTKSNLSWHKFAFLFSFYMPLLVILYCTFCIVRHLKGRQLAQHAKIKKALYFIIVVVVLFIICFLPSNFTQLAIWIKSHKLAGSSNMCSEMENLTIVFYVTISLTYLNSVLDPVVYYFSSPVFKNICRKALHLPETENAESTEKKTRETGSQSISQL; translated from the coding sequence ATGCATTGCAGCTTCAATGGCACTCTGCTGATCAATGTCCTCCCTCCTCTGCTGATGACAGAGTTTGTCCTGGGAGTCCTTGGTAATGGTTTGGCTTTGTGGATCTTCTGCTTCCACCTGAGGCCCTGGAAAAGCAGCACAGTGTTGCTCTTTAACCTGGCAATGGCTGACTTTCTGCTCAATATTGTTTTACCTCTCCGTGCCAGCTACTACTTCGCTGGGATCAAATGGAAGTTTGGAAACGCCCTCTGTAACATCTGCCTCTTCATGCTGGCCCTGAATCGCAGCGGAAGCACCTTCTTCCTGATGGCCATCGCTGTGGACAGGTACATGCGTGTGGTGCATCCCCACCATCCCATCAACTCTCTGAGCGTCTCTAAAGCCATAATCGGAGCACTCGGGCTGTGGTTGGTCACGACTTCAATGACTGCTCATGTCTTCACTTTGTCACACGTCAACACAACGTACTGTGAGAGCTTCATGATTGACACCAAGACCAAGAGTAATCTTTCTTGGCATAAGTTTGCATTTCTCTTTTCCTTCTACATGCCTCTGCTGGTCATCCTCTACTGCACATTCTGCATCGTTCGCCACCTGAAAGGGAGGCAGCTGGCCCAGCATGCCAAGATCAAGAAGGCCTTGTACTTCATCATAGTCGTGGTAGTGCTCTTCATCATTTGCTTCCTCCCAAGTAACTTCACACAGCTGGCGATCTGGATCAAGTCCCATAAATTAGCCGGTTCCTCTAACATGTGTTCTGAAATGGAAAACCTTACCATTGTATTTTACGTCACCATTAGCCTGACCTACCTCAACAGCGTGTTGGATCCTGTGGTCTACTACTTCTCCAGCCCCGTCTTTAAGAACATCTGCAGGAAGGCTCTTCATCTGCCTGAAACAGAAAATGCTGAGAGTACAGAGAAGAAAACCCGGGAAACGGGCTCCCAGTCGATCAGCCAGCTGTGA